In Kangiella koreensis DSM 16069, a single window of DNA contains:
- a CDS encoding DUF2069 domain-containing protein — protein MQNDLNPHLLSASRYRLIGLAVYLAVLIMMPFFIVKNHENQALVYFSLAIWWAPLLIAVPGLFKGKTYTYGWTGFIILLPFFYAFFYIIEPEKFQWSLIITVLCVIYFFASVLYVKKNALGHGVKTNKDAKKAKGLE, from the coding sequence ATGCAAAATGATTTGAATCCACATCTTCTCAGCGCCAGTCGCTACCGCTTAATCGGGCTCGCAGTATACTTAGCGGTCCTAATTATGATGCCTTTCTTTATTGTTAAAAATCATGAGAACCAAGCATTAGTCTATTTTTCATTAGCGATTTGGTGGGCACCGTTGCTGATTGCGGTTCCGGGACTGTTTAAAGGCAAGACTTACACTTACGGCTGGACCGGTTTTATTATTTTACTGCCCTTCTTTTATGCCTTTTTCTACATTATTGAACCAGAGAAGTTCCAATGGTCACTCATCATAACCGTACTCTGTGTTATCTATTTTTTCGCTTCAGTTTTGTACGTCAAGAAAAATGCATTGGGGCACGGTGTAAAGACCAATAAAGATGCTAAAAAAGCAAAAGGGCTGGAATAA
- a CDS encoding M48 family metalloprotease: protein MIGDQIMSQIRHSQFLMQDPLVTDYIQQLGHKLVAANPDALGRLFQFFVIQEDSINAFALPGGYIGIHSGLVTASKSESELASVLGHEVAHVTQRHLARRLEQQDKISIPTILGVIASVIVATQDPEAGMAGVAATQAAANQSIITHTRDNEKEADRIGITMLSSAGFDVRAAADFFETMQQVSRYTLKPPEILLTHPLSRNRIAAARERAELYPHIDHKNSVDYHLVKARIKSIELANNNDSFRVLQRKHQAQQLNSIEERYLYAELLKKNGKTQEAIEVLQSLYNIYPDNHLLLFSLAETHRANNSGAAVLPELQKQLEKTPGSTKLILATAQVYLDNKQAEDAEKLLLRYADVNRYNPNYLYLLAETQAQAGHTPEMHETTGQYLLLLGDLRTAKKHFELALNGTSEDPYAQTRIQARLDDVNFRIREFLAENSRRSRFSLN, encoded by the coding sequence ATGATCGGCGATCAAATTATGAGTCAAATCCGCCACAGTCAATTCCTGATGCAAGATCCTTTGGTAACAGACTATATTCAGCAACTCGGTCATAAATTAGTAGCTGCTAACCCAGATGCCTTAGGCCGTCTCTTTCAGTTCTTCGTAATACAAGAAGACTCCATCAACGCATTTGCTTTACCCGGCGGTTACATTGGTATCCACTCAGGATTAGTTACTGCATCAAAGAGCGAAAGCGAGCTTGCTTCAGTATTAGGGCATGAGGTAGCGCACGTTACACAGCGTCATTTAGCTCGACGTTTAGAGCAACAAGATAAAATTTCAATTCCCACAATTTTGGGTGTGATAGCTTCAGTCATAGTTGCGACCCAGGATCCTGAAGCAGGCATGGCCGGTGTCGCCGCAACTCAGGCTGCAGCAAATCAAAGCATAATTACTCATACACGGGATAACGAAAAAGAAGCGGATCGAATCGGCATCACTATGTTGTCCAGCGCTGGCTTTGATGTGCGCGCCGCCGCTGATTTTTTTGAAACCATGCAGCAAGTCAGTCGTTATACCCTAAAGCCACCTGAAATTTTATTGACTCACCCGCTATCCAGAAACCGTATTGCTGCAGCTCGAGAGCGCGCGGAACTCTACCCTCATATTGACCATAAGAACTCGGTCGACTACCACCTGGTCAAAGCAAGAATTAAGAGTATAGAGTTGGCCAATAATAATGACAGCTTCAGAGTGCTTCAAAGAAAGCATCAGGCGCAACAGTTAAACTCTATTGAAGAGCGCTATCTTTACGCTGAGTTATTGAAGAAAAATGGTAAAACTCAAGAAGCAATAGAGGTTCTTCAGTCGCTATACAATATCTACCCAGATAACCACCTATTATTATTTAGCTTGGCCGAAACACACAGAGCGAATAATAGCGGAGCTGCAGTATTACCCGAGTTACAGAAACAACTGGAGAAGACTCCAGGTTCAACCAAGTTAATACTAGCTACAGCCCAAGTTTATCTCGATAATAAACAAGCCGAGGATGCAGAAAAGTTACTCTTGCGCTATGCGGACGTTAACCGCTACAACCCGAATTATCTATATTTGCTTGCGGAAACCCAGGCTCAGGCTGGCCATACACCAGAAATGCATGAAACCACAGGCCAATATCTTCTGTTATTAGGAGATTTACGGACTGCAAAAAAACACTTTGAGCTTGCTTTGAACGGAACATCCGAAGATCCCTATGCACAAACTCGCATTCAGGCACGACTAGATGATGTCAACTTTCGGATTCGTGAGTTTTTAGCCGAAAACTCCAGACGCTCCAGGTTTAGCCTCAACTAG
- the arsC gene encoding arsenate reductase (glutaredoxin) (This arsenate reductase requires both glutathione and glutaredoxin to convert arsenate to arsenite, after which the efflux transporter formed by ArsA and ArsB can extrude the arsenite from the cell, providing resistance.), with translation MSEINILHNPRCSKSRQTLALLQENGVEPNVIEYLKTPPSKTKLKQIVKLLGVSPRDIIRTKEAEYKEAGLDNPDLTKEQIIELMVSNPKVIERPIVFSNDKAAVGRPPENVLAVLK, from the coding sequence ATGAGTGAAATTAACATCTTACATAATCCACGCTGCTCAAAATCGCGTCAAACACTGGCTCTTTTGCAAGAAAACGGAGTCGAGCCTAACGTTATCGAGTATTTAAAGACCCCACCAAGCAAAACCAAGCTTAAGCAAATCGTAAAATTATTAGGTGTTTCACCGCGCGATATCATTCGCACTAAGGAAGCTGAATATAAAGAAGCTGGTTTGGACAACCCTGACTTGACCAAAGAGCAAATCATTGAGCTTATGGTTAGCAATCCAAAAGTCATTGAGCGCCCTATCGTTTTCTCTAATGACAAAGCAGCGGTAGGTCGTCCACCTGAAAACGTGTTAGCCGTTCTTAAGTAA
- a CDS encoding YihY family inner membrane protein: MEKRWKWLKAFIKFVFIQFNQKQTSAMAAELTLSNMLALVPLMTVAVSLMAVFPSFEGVNTQVQALIFDNLMPETGLAVQEHLNEYVSKSKNLSAIGLGFLIVTSLLLMRSIDRSINALWETPTQRKGIHKILAYWAMLTMAPILIAASLAASSYFATLPIVSDLSGILTFGLPFILIVLAFSALYMVVPYTQVRFYKALIAAVITAILFEAAKYGFAIFVTKFSSYELIYGAITAIPIFFLWVYLSWSILLLGVIVCFGLHRFEVESEKHEHEFISVLKILQFFIQAQDKESSLSLEQLKSKFSYLHEQTLRGYLEQLLRLNFLAKLEGEQYCLKLTGHSLTIEEVYRRGNWRLPNNNQALSDEKNDSFSTPIEQANLEMAKALDVELVSTNSVNS, from the coding sequence ATGGAAAAAAGATGGAAGTGGTTAAAAGCCTTTATTAAATTTGTTTTTATCCAGTTTAATCAAAAGCAAACCAGCGCCATGGCGGCTGAGTTGACGCTCAGCAATATGTTGGCGTTAGTGCCATTAATGACGGTTGCAGTCAGTCTAATGGCGGTTTTTCCTTCCTTTGAAGGTGTTAATACGCAGGTTCAGGCTCTTATTTTTGATAATCTAATGCCTGAAACCGGTTTGGCGGTTCAAGAACACCTTAATGAATACGTTTCTAAATCTAAAAACTTATCGGCGATTGGTCTTGGTTTTTTGATAGTCACTTCGCTATTGTTAATGCGCTCAATTGACCGTTCGATTAATGCATTGTGGGAAACGCCTACCCAACGTAAAGGCATCCACAAAATTCTTGCTTATTGGGCAATGCTAACCATGGCGCCCATTTTAATAGCTGCTAGCCTCGCTGCATCATCGTATTTTGCGACATTGCCGATTGTTTCAGATCTCAGCGGAATACTGACTTTTGGTTTGCCTTTTATTCTAATCGTACTAGCTTTTTCGGCCTTGTATATGGTGGTTCCCTATACTCAGGTCAGGTTTTATAAAGCCCTTATCGCGGCAGTAATTACGGCAATACTGTTTGAAGCTGCAAAATATGGCTTCGCTATCTTCGTTACTAAGTTTTCCAGTTATGAACTTATTTATGGTGCGATCACAGCCATCCCAATCTTCTTCCTTTGGGTCTATCTTTCCTGGTCAATTCTATTGCTAGGGGTAATAGTTTGCTTTGGGCTTCATCGGTTTGAAGTTGAAAGCGAGAAGCATGAGCATGAGTTTATTTCTGTACTTAAGATTTTGCAATTTTTTATTCAGGCCCAGGACAAAGAGAGCTCTCTTTCGTTGGAGCAGCTTAAGAGTAAGTTCAGTTATTTACATGAGCAGACACTGCGAGGGTATCTGGAGCAGTTATTAAGGCTTAATTTTTTAGCCAAACTTGAAGGCGAGCAATATTGCTTAAAGCTAACAGGTCATTCATTAACCATCGAAGAGGTTTATCGTCGTGGCAATTGGCGTTTGCCCAATAATAATCAAGCGTTGTCAGACGAGAAAAATGATAGCTTCAGCACACCGATTGAGCAGGCAAATCTGGAGATGGCAAAAGCGCTTGATGTTGAGTTAGTCTCTACGAATTCCGTAAACAGCTAG
- a CDS encoding AI-2E family transporter has translation MTTIFTRWFKRNFSSPATIVLSMLLIVGFFIILTVGDILAPILWALVFAYLLESVVSVLRRKGVPRIWAVLLVFAGFIGLVLIVVFGLIPLVWEQGAKLVAELPNIMTKVRESILELPEKYPNFVSTEQVSAFFANLNSELAKWGEAILSASVSSLMSVATVMVYIILVPLLVFFFLKDRRQIISWCTQWLPQERHLAEAVWSEVNQQIGNYIRGKVLEIVIVGTASYIAFLIMGLNYALLLGVCVGLSVLIPYIGAALVTIPVALIAFFQWGFTHDFYILIVVYLIIQILDGNLLVPLIFSEAVNLHPVAIIGSILLFGGLWGFWGVFFAIPLAILVNAVLSALKDHKIQLEKEKQKEELGEQKVLGSPEPTEES, from the coding sequence ATGACTACGATTTTTACTCGTTGGTTTAAGCGTAATTTTTCAAGCCCGGCAACCATAGTACTGAGTATGTTGCTGATTGTGGGCTTTTTTATCATTCTAACGGTTGGCGACATCCTTGCTCCAATTTTGTGGGCGTTGGTCTTTGCGTATCTACTTGAGTCTGTGGTTTCTGTACTGCGAAGGAAGGGAGTACCACGAATTTGGGCGGTGCTACTCGTATTTGCCGGGTTTATTGGACTCGTTCTAATTGTCGTTTTTGGCTTGATTCCTTTGGTCTGGGAGCAGGGAGCCAAGCTGGTGGCTGAACTTCCTAATATTATGACAAAGGTACGAGAGAGTATTCTCGAGCTTCCTGAAAAATATCCCAACTTTGTCAGTACCGAGCAAGTTAGCGCTTTTTTCGCAAACTTGAATAGCGAGCTAGCAAAGTGGGGAGAGGCAATTTTAAGTGCCTCTGTAAGTTCTTTAATGAGTGTGGCGACGGTAATGGTCTATATCATTTTAGTGCCATTGCTGGTCTTTTTCTTCCTTAAAGACCGCAGACAGATCATCAGCTGGTGTACCCAATGGTTACCACAGGAGCGGCACCTGGCCGAGGCCGTGTGGAGTGAGGTAAATCAGCAAATTGGTAATTATATTCGTGGTAAAGTGCTTGAAATTGTCATCGTCGGTACCGCTTCTTACATCGCTTTCCTGATCATGGGTCTAAACTACGCTCTACTACTGGGCGTCTGTGTGGGGCTTTCCGTTTTAATCCCCTACATCGGGGCCGCACTGGTCACCATTCCGGTGGCGTTGATTGCCTTTTTCCAGTGGGGTTTTACTCACGACTTCTACATACTGATAGTGGTATACCTGATTATCCAAATTCTGGATGGTAATTTATTAGTACCACTCATTTTCTCTGAAGCGGTCAATTTACATCCAGTGGCCATTATAGGGTCAATTCTCCTGTTCGGCGGCTTGTGGGGCTTCTGGGGTGTCTTCTTCGCCATTCCGCTAGCGATACTGGTCAATGCTGTTTTATCTGCATTGAAAGACCATAAAATCCAACTGGAAAAAGAAAAGCAAAAAGAGGAGCTCGGTGAACAAAAAGTGCTTGGCTCACCAGAGCCTACGGAAGAGTCTTAA
- the wrbA gene encoding NAD(P)H:quinone oxidoreductase codes for MQQILILYYSRHGHTRQMARLISRGVETVDGCEALLRTVPAVTSAEQSSSDISSEEASDPFVTLDELKGCDGLILGSPTRFGHMASPLKYFLETTSAIWMSGALAGKPAGVFTSTGTLHGGQEATLLSMMLPLLHHGMLITGLPYSETELIHTETGGTPYGPSHTAGSDNDKLMSESEKKLCIAQGKRIAGLSKQLAK; via the coding sequence TTGCAGCAAATCCTGATTTTGTATTATTCGCGCCATGGCCATACCCGCCAGATGGCGCGCCTTATTTCTCGTGGTGTAGAAACAGTCGATGGGTGCGAAGCCTTATTAAGAACTGTGCCGGCGGTTACTAGCGCTGAGCAATCTTCTTCCGATATCAGCTCAGAAGAAGCTAGTGACCCGTTTGTGACTCTGGATGAGCTTAAAGGTTGTGATGGGCTGATTCTAGGTAGTCCTACTCGTTTTGGTCACATGGCTTCACCATTAAAGTATTTCCTGGAAACCACTTCAGCTATCTGGATGTCAGGTGCCCTGGCAGGTAAGCCAGCGGGAGTTTTTACTTCAACGGGAACTTTACATGGTGGACAAGAAGCGACACTCTTGAGCATGATGCTACCTTTATTACATCATGGCATGTTAATTACGGGGTTGCCCTACTCTGAAACCGAGCTGATCCATACTGAAACTGGTGGCACACCTTACGGTCCATCCCATACCGCAGGAAGTGATAATGATAAGCTTATGAGCGAGTCAGAGAAAAAACTGTGCATTGCCCAAGGTAAACGAATTGCGGGCTTAAGCAAACAACTGGCAAAATAA
- the aroC gene encoding chorismate synthase, with translation MAGDSFGTLFRVTNWGESHGKAIGAVVEGCPAGLKLSEEDIQVFLDRRRPGQSSITTRRDESDQVQIMSGVVNGMTTGTPISLLIPNQDQRSKDYSELGSIFRPSHADYTYQKKYGIRDVAGGGRSSARITAGHVAAGAIARKVLEQALGTEIVAYVKSVQDLTMTLDSEAVDASLIEQTPVRCPDLKLAEQMIAKIEQARKSGDSLGGIVECRIKSVPVGLGEPVFDKLEADLAKSMLAINASKAFEIGSGFAGTLLSGTTHNDVFINQDGEVKTRTNNSGGVLGGISNGMPIVFRVAFKPTPTIIKEQETVNLEGEATVFHGRGRHDPCVLPRAVPIVEAMAALVLCDHYLRFRAYKDLFNV, from the coding sequence ATGGCAGGCGATAGTTTCGGAACTTTATTCAGAGTGACCAATTGGGGTGAGTCTCATGGCAAAGCGATTGGCGCTGTCGTTGAGGGCTGCCCAGCAGGTTTGAAACTGTCTGAGGAGGATATACAGGTTTTCCTTGATCGCCGACGTCCTGGGCAAAGCTCAATTACCACCCGCCGCGATGAGTCGGATCAGGTGCAGATTATGTCTGGTGTCGTTAATGGCATGACTACCGGTACGCCCATCAGCTTGTTAATTCCCAACCAGGATCAACGCAGTAAAGACTATTCAGAGCTTGGGTCCATTTTCAGGCCGAGTCATGCAGATTACACCTACCAGAAAAAATACGGTATACGTGATGTAGCAGGTGGTGGCCGTAGCTCGGCGCGGATTACCGCTGGGCATGTGGCAGCTGGAGCCATTGCGCGTAAAGTGCTTGAACAGGCGCTTGGAACCGAGATTGTGGCTTACGTCAAAAGTGTACAAGATTTGACTATGACACTCGATTCTGAGGCGGTGGATGCAAGCTTAATTGAACAGACACCTGTGCGTTGCCCTGATTTAAAACTGGCTGAGCAGATGATTGCTAAGATTGAGCAAGCTCGCAAAAGCGGTGATTCGCTGGGTGGTATTGTTGAATGTCGAATTAAATCTGTTCCTGTGGGATTAGGTGAGCCAGTGTTCGATAAACTGGAAGCTGATTTGGCGAAATCCATGCTGGCGATCAATGCGTCAAAGGCTTTTGAAATTGGTTCCGGTTTTGCTGGGACTTTGCTAAGTGGCACAACTCACAATGATGTCTTTATTAATCAAGATGGCGAAGTGAAAACTCGAACCAATAATTCAGGCGGAGTCTTAGGCGGAATTTCCAATGGCATGCCGATTGTGTTCAGGGTGGCCTTTAAACCAACCCCAACTATCATTAAAGAGCAAGAAACGGTAAACCTTGAAGGTGAGGCAACGGTGTTTCATGGCAGAGGGCGCCACGATCCTTGTGTGTTGCCACGAGCTGTACCGATTGTTGAAGCGATGGCGGCTTTAGTATTGTGCGATCACTATCTGCGATTCAGAGCTTACAAAGATTTATTTAATGTTTAG
- a CDS encoding TlpA family protein disulfide reductase has product MRFILSAFLLLLVVSCDTSKEFSLLSGEQKNLSDYEGSWLVVNFWAEWCPPCLEEIPELNLLAQENGNIQVLGVSFDRLPNEELIALTDKLDIQYPVVATEPMPFLPMERPQSLPASYIVTPKGEVMGPLLGKVDRHKIIELIEKIKTAQ; this is encoded by the coding sequence TTGCGCTTTATTCTTTCAGCCTTCCTGCTCCTGCTTGTGGTGTCATGCGACACTAGCAAAGAGTTTTCTTTATTGAGCGGTGAACAAAAGAATCTGTCTGACTATGAAGGAAGTTGGCTAGTTGTCAACTTTTGGGCCGAATGGTGTCCGCCCTGTTTGGAAGAAATCCCAGAGTTAAACTTACTAGCGCAGGAGAACGGAAATATTCAAGTTCTTGGTGTAAGCTTTGACAGGTTACCAAATGAAGAACTTATTGCTCTTACCGATAAGCTGGATATTCAGTACCCTGTTGTCGCCACTGAACCAATGCCTTTCCTCCCAATGGAGCGCCCCCAAAGCTTGCCTGCCAGCTATATTGTTACACCAAAGGGCGAAGTCATGGGACCTCTGCTCGGAAAAGTTGACCGACACAAGATTATCGAGTTAATAGAAAAGATAAAAACGGCTCAGTAA